The DNA window CGAAAGCTATGCTCGTTTCGTCCCGCGATTTAGCTGCTGGCGCCCGCCACGCTTGCCACAATCGCGACGCCGGCGACGATCGCGATCACGTCCTCCACCAGCGCCGCCGGGAGATCCCGTCCGAAAGCTGCGGCAAGCACGCGCCGCGCCTGGGCACCGCCAACCGTGCCGATCGCTGCACCCACGATCCCGAGCACGCCGCCGAAAATCCAGTTTCCAGCACCGGCCGCCACGGCCGCGCCGCTGAGCGCGCCCGTGACGATACGCACGCCGAACTGGGGCGGAATCAGTCGGGACGGGGTCGCGGGAAGCTTGTCGTTTACGAGCTCCCCGACGGAAGCGATGCTGAACAGCCATGGGGTCCAGCGGTAGCCGAGGAACGCGAGCCAGTGGCCGGACAGCGTAATCGCGCCGCGCGATGCAGCCCAGCTCACGATCGCCGGGGCGAGCACGGCCCTCAGGCCGGCAACGATTCCGATCAGGGTGGCTAGTAGGTAGATCATCGAGCTATTCCCGAATTGTGCGTTGAGCCGAAAGGAGGAGGAGCGAAGACGCAGCGATGAGGTCAGCCGAGCTGGCCCAGCAGCTCCTCGGTCTTGAGAATGGCATGCGCGTACATCGGCGCATTCGTTGCCGCGGCGACCATCCCCTCGTGGCTGAACGCAGCGGTGGCGTCAGGGACGATCGTGACGTGGTAGCCGAGCTCCATGCCGAAGCGGGCCGTCGATTCGATGCAGCTGTTGGCGATCAGACCGACGAGCACGAGCTTGCGCGCGCCGTGCTGCT is part of the Sphingobium amiense genome and encodes:
- a CDS encoding DUF4126 family protein; the encoded protein is MIYLLATLIGIVAGLRAVLAPAIVSWAASRGAITLSGHWLAFLGYRWTPWLFSIASVGELVNDKLPATPSRLIPPQFGVRIVTGALSGAAVAAGAGNWIFGGVLGIVGAAIGTVGGAQARRVLAAAFGRDLPAALVEDVIAIVAGVAIVASVAGASS